From a single Raphanus sativus cultivar WK10039 chromosome 3, ASM80110v3, whole genome shotgun sequence genomic region:
- the LOC108832550 gene encoding Holliday junction resolvase MOC1, chloroplastic, protein MPTASQPPPMYSLFPKLRPLLSHSPSPWLFTAPFRRRQSLAFSALPTKTKAMDAALMKEKWLESLTLPPSPEEHVVTQGNTESSYVIGVDPDLSGALALLKFNHLLGSSEAQVFDTPHLPVLVGNRVRKRLDAKSIVQLIRSLDIPSGSTAYIEQSTPFPKDGKQGWYSGGFGFGFWLGTLVTSGFSVVPVSSALWKRHFQLAGGNCTKDDSRRVASELFPLLSSQLKRKKDHGRAEALLIAAYGETLKTSKLLITPQEFVSEVHCLES, encoded by the exons ATGCCAACGGCGTCACAGCCTCCTCCGATGTATAGTCTCTTCCCTAAGCTCCGACCTCTCCTTTCTCACTCGCCCTCGCCCTGGCTTTTCACTGCTCCGTTCCGGCGGCGCCAGAGTCTGGCGTTTAGCGCTCTTCCTACAAAGACGAAAGCCATGGACGCAGCGTTGATGAAAGAGAAGTGGTTGGAGTCTCTCACTCTTCCTCCCTCCCCAGAAGAACACGTGGTGACTCAGGGGAATACCGAGTCGAGTTATGTCATTGGAGTAGACCCAGACTTGTCCGGTGCTTTGGCTCTCTTGAAATTTAACCACCTCTTGGGTTCTTCCGAAGCTCAG GTCTTTGATACTCCTCACCTGCCGGTTTTAGTTGGAAATAGAGTGCGGAAACGTTTGGATGCGAAGTCAATAGTTCAATTGATTCGAAGTCTAGATATACCCTCTG GAAGTACGGCATATATAGAGCAATCAACTCCTTTTCCTAAAGATGGGAAACAG GGTTGGTATAGCGGAggttttggatttggattttgGTTAGGAACACTTGTTACCTCTGGCTTTTCGGTTGTTCCCGTTTCTTCAGCCTTGTGGAAGAGGCATTTTCAACTTGCTGGTGGAAACTGCACAAAG GATGATAGTAGACGAGTTGCATCGGAGTTGTTTCCTTTGCTTAGTTCGCAACTCAAGAGAAAAAAGGACCATGGTCGAGCTGAAGCGTTGCTCATTGCGGCATATGGTGAAACTCTTAAAACCTCCAAACTGTTGATCACGCCTCAAGAGTTTGTATCTGAGGTTCACTGTTTAGAAAGCTAG